The following are encoded together in the Monodelphis domestica isolate mMonDom1 chromosome 5, mMonDom1.pri, whole genome shotgun sequence genome:
- the LOC100023342 gene encoding N6-adenosine-methyltransferase TMT1A-like isoform X4, which yields MAVLVSLLQLAVSLSVFPIHLLHFLGLWDWICKRFFPYFMVRFTESYNKEMAAKKRELFGSLQQFAGPSGKLTLMEIGCGTGANFKFYPEGCRVTCIDPNPNFEKFLISSIAQSPHLHFDRFLVAPGEDLRHVEDSSMDTVVCTLVLCSVQNQDAFLKEVRRVLRPGGAFYFMEHVAAAPSTWNFFWQQVLHPTWFVLFDGCHLTRESWKALEQAGFSKLHLQHLQAPLSWKIVQPHILGYAIK from the exons ATGGCGGTCCTGGTCTCCCTGCTGCAGCTGGCCGTCTCCCTCTCCGTCTTCCCCATCCATCTGCTCCATTTCTTGGGCCTGTGGGACTGGATCTGCAAAAGGTTCTTCCCTTACTTCATGGTGAGGTTCACGGAGAGCTACAACAAGGAGATGGCGGCCAAGAAGCGGGAGCTCTTCGGCAGCCTGCAGCAGTTCGCGGGGCCCTCCGGGAAGCTGACCCTGATGGAGATTGGCTGTGGCACCGGAGCCAACTTCAAGTTCTACCCGGAAGGGTGCCGCGTCACCTGCATCGACCCCAACCCCAACTTCGAGAAGTTCCTCATCAGCAGCATCGCGCAGAGCCCGCACCTCCACTTCGACCGCTTCCTGGTGGCCCCCGGGGAGGACCTGCGTCACGTGGAGGACAGCTCCATGGACACCGTGGTCTGCACCCTGGTCCTGTGCTCCGTGCAGAACCAGGACGCGTTCTTGAAGGAGGTGCGCCGAGTGCTGAGGCCG GGAGGAGCGTTCTATTTCATGGAGCACGTGGCCGCTGCGCCTTCCACCTGGAATTTCTTCTGGCAGCAAGTTCTCCACCCAACATGGTTTGTCCTGTTCGATGGCTGCCACTTGACCAGAGAGAGCTGGAAAGCCCTCGAACAGGCCGGCTTCTCCAAGCTCCACCTCCAGCACCTGCAGGCGCCCCTCTCTTGGAAAATAGTCCAGCCTCATATCCTGGGATATGCTATAAAATga